In the genome of Daucus carota subsp. sativus chromosome 9, DH1 v3.0, whole genome shotgun sequence, the window CTGAAAGCTAGGTTGGATGCAATGGTTGCCAGGGcgtacattgctgagggaaaaagctaggatgacacagattctgacgATGAACCAGTTCAGAGCAACTATGCATTTGCACTAATGGCTGACAAAATCGAGGAaactccatctcaggtatctcctgaaatttctgttgatgacatgactaattctgattataaaaaggctataaatgaactaggagaagagatgtataacttgcacactagtttgtgagcttcagaatcagataattgTAGTCTCTCTCTAAAGATAGATAAACTTGAAGAACGAATAGACGAGTTAGCTTTAGAAAAACTCATGAACACCAACCTTAAAgaaagaattgaatatctagagtgTAAGGAAAAGTgtaatgcagaaattgaggagtcccttaggtcccaaatagctgacctagaaactaagcttaaggCCTATCAGAATTATGCTTTTCTACGGAAAGatatcttggatagtcaaagggtcgaaaagaaggttgctattggccttgactatagctCTTTGGAAAGTtccaaaagaaagaagagaaaagagaatgaaagtatatttgtttcagctgtaactgagaatgctcctgaagaaacaaatatacctaagattctaaagaacaccaagacccctatccttagaaaaacacaaacagaacctctgatagaaaaAGATCTTATCATTAAGGAAGAAttaaaaaatgaggaagttgttatgCCTCAAGCAAAATAGGAAACACAAGACGTACCTTCTAATCCCCAAGTTAGAGAAGATTCTGATAAATCTGGATTAGGTAGTACAAGtttcaacaaaaagaagaacaacaaaaATGGCAAGCTAGATGCTAAAAAAACCAACTCTAGGACTCCcagtgctagaaaggtttgtgaTAATTGCAATTTCACTagtcatcttactcatgcatgtaaaatgaCTAAAGTAGATACCCTTGCTACTTGCATGCCTAACTCTGTTAACATGAATGATGTTCATTTGCCGTGTGgaagagtaggttgcatgcaatatgctatgaatatgatgtctgcatgttttaccatgttaaatgcatctttttctgcatcatCTACTATGAATGTGAATATGCCTGTATCTcatgttgcccctgtggcaaagactactagtccttctaagaagaaggagactcctaactccaagtctaaaggcaattctgctaagactaaaaaggagaagggtccagtcacccctgaacaagcacatgttaaatcatattctgttgatactcctgtttctactaaaccacctagacccaagaacgtctgggtaccaaagaaagtttaatccatttgtgaatgcagggcacaggaaagaaaagcaaagttgtgtaggttcttgatagtggttgttcaagacacatgactggagaaaagtctcTGCTCAGAGATGTGGTTATGAGAACCGGCCCGATTGtagtctttggagatgacagcaaaggattcacaacgggatatggtaagctgaaagttggaaatgtcatcattgaagatatttctctggtggaaggactcaaacacattttactgagtatcagtcagttctgtgacaaaggatacgatgTAATCTTTCAGTAAGAAATCTGCTTGATTcaaaaccggaagaacaaggatcttaccctccatggtgtaagaaaatcaagtttgtttatagccgacatagattcagcaagcaagggggaggtcaagtgtttctatagcaaggcctctgctgatgatagttgtttatggcatcggaagctctcacatttAAAttactttaagactatgaattctttagtcaaaagggaactggTGAGAGGACTGCCGCAGAAAGTATtttgtcaagaaggactctgcgatgcatgtgaaaaaggaaagtcaaagaaagcatcacacataAGCAAATGCATGACTggcattggttcaccccttcaactgattcatatggatctgtttggacctgTCAACATTCCTTCAATAttaaggaaaagatatgctcttgtgatcgtcgatgactactcaaaatacatatgggtattattcttacatacaaaggatgaagcagcacaagtcatcattgatcatatcaaaaaGATTGAGAAGGAAGCAAACTTGCCAGCAAGGGCAATTAGGTCAGACAATGGGACGATTTTGTAATGCTGTTCTAAATgaattctgtactgataagagtatctctcgtcagtattcatctccaaggactccacaacaaaatgatgtcgtagaaaggaagaacagaaccttgattgaagcagcaaggacaatgattagtcaatcaagacttccagtctatttctgggctgaagctgtgaacactgcttgctacactcaaaatcgtaccctaaCTAACAAAGATTGGACAAGACCCATTATCAagttgttaggaatcaataatttttgatgataacataagcattttgtaacatgtcttatttagaatctttatcaaatttcagttgtaattgttatacttcttgtctttgggaattatcaacggatgggtagaataggatggctaattgtaaatatccaatgccatttaattttatctaagtgaaggatattcaactgatgagatgtaactattcaactgatgaagactgggtcatgtttcaactgatgaaaaccaagcattcaactgaagacaaagtattcaactgatgatgctaaggaattcaacttatgagactgaaacagcattcaactgatgaagtctttaattcgttcaactgatgaaagaactctcaactgatgaagtcaagagcagttgaaagtaaccagaactttcaactgatgaagcaaagagcagttgaaagtgactagagcttaagtctgacaaatcacatggatcgagaatcacatggatcgaattacactaaaatagacatggaagcctgattaggaaaataaggaaggagcagaaacattcttatctcatgtaatgcaatctggatcaaatcaagatgatggtcaaagatgaagacatctcagaaagcatgcataagacaaagatgtgcagcattgttttagattagagtgcaatttgtattctagttaaaaagctttgtaaaacttggagtatataaccaagctagtagcatcagttgaacttgttcgaaaaacttgagagaatatctgagagttagaaactgttcaagtgatgaacctgcagctgtgcgaattgtaatcaatccacagattcttatatataaaatctcacgggtggatcattcaatccacccgtatttttaatacttggtgtttttatgtttgttgttttaaagtgtttgttcttgaatcttttatttttgtaaaagattgtattcaacccccccttctacaatctttcttatagttggtgtaaaataacaattggtatctgtatttttaatacttggtgtttttctgtttgttGTTCTAAAGTGTtttttcttgaatcttttatttttgtaaaagattgtattcaaccctcccttctacaatctttcttatagttggtgtaaaataacatttggtatcagagcgaggttcccaacaaatagggaaaaagatcaacactgctaaagaaagatgggaaagaaggatgctggagtgaagattcctgttcttgacaaagacaactactttcactggaaagtaagaatgcatctgcatttgTTGTCTATTGAAGAAagttatgtgaactgcattgagaaaggacctcatgtcccaatgaaggtctgcaccagtatgggagctgatggtgaagatatgGTAGGAAAAAtggttccaaaacctatccatgagtattctcaagaagatactgaagaagtgcacaaggacaagaaaaccatgaaccttctgtttaatggtttggatcaagaaatgattgatagtgttattagctgcacaagtgctaAAGAAGTTTAGGACACCATCAGGatcatctgtgaagggaatgagcaagtaagagaaaacaaaatgcagtttctgattcaacaatatgagtcattccatttcaaggctggtgaaagtttgagtgacacatttaacagatttcaaaaactgttaaatggtctgaaactttttggaagagtatatcaggttaaagattcaaacttgaagttcttgagagctcttcccaaagaatggaaacccatgacagaaTCTCTCAGAAAAactcaagaatttaaagactacactctagagagactgtatggaactctgaagacttatgagcttgaaatggaacaagatgaagaaatagagaaaatccaaaagaaagggtattcatctgtggctttagttgcatctcttgatgaaACTGTCATGGACAAGGGaaaatctcaagttgaagaaactgagaagttggtcaaagaagagagctcagaatcaagtaaaggaaaaggaaaagatgtagctgattctgatgaagaaagtgatgggatTGATGAGCACTTAGCCTTCCtatcaagaagattctccaaactgaaattcaagaagaatttcaaccctgcaaaatcatttaaaggcaacTCCAAgcctgatagaagcatggtggacagatccaaattcaagtgcttcaactgtggaaatgcaggtcactttgctaatgaatgcagaaagccaAAAGCTGAGAAGAGATCCAGTGATCATATggattacaaaaagaaatattatgaacttctcaagcaaaaagaaagagcattcattacAAAAGATGATTGGgaagctggagatgattctaaAGATGaagaggagtttgtcaatcttgctctaatggccaactccacagatcaagaagaaaacaccggaagcagcagtcaggtattcactacaaacttagtagagttaa includes:
- the LOC135149434 gene encoding uncharacterized protein LOC135149434; this encodes MTKVDTLATCMPNSVNMNDVHLPCGRVGCMQYAMNMMSACFTMLNASFSASSTMNVNMPVSHVAPVAKTTSPSKKKETPNSKSKVKRELVRGLPQKVFCQEGLCDACEKGKSKKASHISKCMTGIGSPLQLIHMDLFGPVNIPSILRKRYALVIVDDYSKYIWVLFLHTKDEAAQVIIDHIKKIEKEANLPARAIRSDNGTIL